GATTAAATATCAGACCTATGAATATGATCTAGGTGAATTTTCTACAAACTTAGGCAGCACCCGAAGTTTTTTTAAAGGTCATATTGTAATCGAGGTATTGGATGAAACCTTATTAGAAAAGCTTCCACAGAAAAATGCTGCAATTCGAGATGGTGTCATTTCCATTTTAATTGGAAGAACATCGGATAAGCTACTTTCACCAGAAGGGCAGTCAGAGTTGAAGAAAGAAATCATCGAAATGTTATCAAAAATTGCAGGTGAGAATAGAGTAACGAATGTATACTTTAAGGAATATATCGTTCAATAGTAGGAGGTGAAGAAATGTCAGATATTCTATCACAAAACGAAATTGATGCATTACTAAATGCATTAAATACAGGTGAGGTTGACGCTGAAGAAATAAAAGAAAGTAAAACTGAAAGAAATATAAAAAAATATGATTTTAAAAGTCCTAAAAAATTGGCAAAGGATCAGTTAAAGACTTTACAAATCATACATGACAACTTCTCAAGAACATTGAATACATTTCTATCTGGCTATCTTCGTACCTATATTCAGACAGAGGTTATAAGTGTAGAAGAGCTGTCCTACTATGAGTTTAGTAATTCTATTGTAAATCCAGCGGTTTTATCAATTGTGGATTTCTATCCTTTGGAAGGACAAATCATAATCGATATGTCTTCCACCATAGCTTTTGCTCTAATTGATAGAATACTAGGAGGGCAAGGTAAGGCACTTGCAGAGAATCGTTCGTTTACAGAAATAGAGTTAACGCTAATTAAAAAAATTATTAAGCAGATCATCAATTTATTTATTGACCCATGGGAAAATGTAATTGAAATTGACCCCAAATTGGATAAAATAGAGACAAACTCACAGTTTGCTCAGATTGTTTCACCAAATGAGACCACAGCATTAATAACACTCCATTTAAAAATCGGTGATATCTAGGGTTACTTAAATATATGTATTCCTCATATTGTAATAGAGCCAATCCTTCCGAAATTAAGCACTAAATTTTGGTTTTCTTCAATTAATAAACAGGCAACCGATAAGGATAAAGATATCTTAGAGAAAAGATTAACCAACAGCTCGGTTCCTATTAATGTTGAAATTGGTCATACCTATATTACTGTAAAAGATTTCTTAGAATTACAAATAGGAGATGTCATTGCTCTAGATGCTAATCCAAATAGAGAGTTAGAAATAAAGGTAGGAGAAAAGAAAAAGTATTTTGGAGCTCCTGGAACTGTTAAAAACAAACTTGCCGTTAAAATTACTAGAGTAGATGAGAAAGGAGATGAACTATATGAGTGATATGCTATCTCAAGAAGAAATAGATGCGCTACTAGGTGGTTCAGATACATCTAATAAAAGCAACAATACTGTTGACTTTACAATGGAAGAGAAAGATGCAATTGGTGAAATTGGCAATATCAGCATGGGTACTGCTGCTACTACTTTATCCACACTTTTAGGTCAGAAGGTAACGATTACTACACCAAGGGTTCAAGTATTAACCATAGAAGAATTATCAAAAAAATATCCATTACCTTATGTTGCCGTTGATGTTAAATACAAGGAAGGTCTAGAAGGTACAAATCTACTGATATTAAAAGAGGATGATGTGAGTATTATTACAGATTTGATGATGGGTGGTAATGGTGAAGTTGGGGCAGTAGAACTGACGGAATTACATCTCAGTGCTATCGGTGAGGCGATGAATCAAATGGTAGGCTCATCGGCTACATCACTATCTGAAATATTCTCTAAAAAAATTGATATCAGTCCTCCTGATGCTTTTTTATTGAACTTAGCTACGGATAATTTATTAGAGCTCTTTAAAGATAATTCACAATCTCTAGTTCAAATCTCATTCCGTATGGTTATTGGAGAGCTTATTGATAGCGAAATTATGCAACTAATGCCGATTAATTTTGCTAAGGAAATTATCGGTGGATTATTTGATAATATGGCAAAAGGTCAGGAAGATAAAACTGTAAATGATAGAAATAACACAGTACCTTCTAACGTAAAACCTGCTCAAAAGGATACGATGCATCCAAGAGAAATGTCTTATGATACACCAAACTATGATCATAGAGCTAATTTCAGTAATGAAGCTGCGGCAACCAGAAATGAACCAGTAAATATTAGACCTGTACAATTTCAAGCTTTTGATGATGATTCTGTCAAAGGGGTAATGCCTGAAAATATTTCATTGATTCAAGACGTTCCGCTAAAAATTACGGTGGAGTTAGGAAGAACGGTTAAAAAGATCAGTGAAATATTAGAATTTGGCCCTGGAACTATTATTGAACTAGACAAACTTGTAGGAGAACCTTTGGATATTTTAGTGAATGGACAATATGTTGCAAATGGTGAAGTCGTGGTAATTGATGAGAATTATGGTATCCGTGTTACAGATATTGTAAATCCAGCCAAAAGACTATCCAAAACATATTAATTTTAAATTGACTAAAATGTGTTCTGTTGCTAATATATACTTAATATTTAGTATTTATAGCTATTTAAATGAAGAGGAGGAAGTAAGGAATGGCGAACGGAATTTTAATCGTTGATGATGCAGCATTTATGAGAATGATGATAAAGGATGTACTTACTAAAAATGGATTTGAGGTATTGGGTGAGGCTGAAAATGGAGCAAAGGCAATTGAAAAATATAAGGAATTACAGCCAAATCTAACCATTATGGATATTACAATGCCGGAAATGGATGGGATACAGGCAGTAAAAGAAATTAAGAAGTTAGACTCAAATGCTAAAATAATAATGTGCTCTGCTATGGGACAACAAGCAATGGTAATTGAGGCTATTCAAGCAGGAGCAAAAGATTTTATTGTGAAGCCTTTCCAAGCGGATCGTGTTATAGAAGCTGTTAAAAAAGTTTTAGGATAACATGGATAGCGTTATAAGTGGCCTTTTATTAATTTTAATAACAACATTGATTATTGTTTTTGCCTATTATATAACAAATATAGTAGGCAAAAAAACTAAAAAGCTAATGGATGGGCGATACACACAGGTTTTAGAAAGAACGATGATTGGATTAAATACTAATATTACCATATTGAAAATAAATAAAAAGATTTATATTGTAGCAATGCAAGGAAAAACAATAGAGGTTTTAGATAGGATTGATGAATCCCTATGGGATTTTAAAGCTGAGAAAGAGGATGGCTTTATAAATATCTCTGAAGATATAACGAGCTATTTAAAGAAAAGGTTCTCAAAGAAATCCTAATGGTTTGTATTTAATAAAAGAATGTAGCTGGAATGGTAGTGAATATAATGAAGAATTCAAATGGAAAATTAATACAAATTTTACTTGATGGCAATAAATATATTCGTATGGCATGCTTCATCATTATTTGTTTTATCGTACTTGGGTCAAATCAAGCATTTGCACAGCCCAATATTACTGTGCCAAACTTACAACTGAGTATTGATGGGGCTAGCAGCCCAGAGGAAACTGTGAATTCATTGCAGCTCTTGAGTCTATTGACCATATTATCATTAGCGCCGGCTATTTTAATTATGGTCACAAGCTTTACTAGAATTATCATCGTATTATCTTTTCTGAGAAATGCACTTGCAACACAGCAAACACCTCCAACCCAAGTACTGATAGGATTGGCTTTGTTTTTAACCTTTTTTATCATGGCACCTGTAGCTTCTGAAATAAATCAAAATGCGCTGCAACCTTTTTTAAACCAAGAAATTACTCAGCAGCAGGCAGTAGAAGAAGCGATGGACCCTTTAAGAGAGTTTATGTTTAGACAAACCAGAGAAAAGGATTTGGCTTTATTTATAGAAGCAAGTAACTCTGAAGTATCAGAGAATTTTCAAGTGGAAGATATCAAAACGACTACTTTGATTCCTGCTTTTATAATCAGTGAGTTAAAGACAGCGTTTCAAATGGGATTCGTTTTATTTATACCGTTCATAGTATTGGATATGGTAGTTGCTAGCGTTCTAATGTCTATGGGTATGATGATGTTACCCCCTGCAATGATTTCACTGCCATTTAAGCTCATGCTATTTGTAATGGTAGATGGATGGAACGTTTTAATTAAATCGTTATTATTAAGCTTTAAATAGGGGTGACGAAATGAGTGAATCGATGGTTATTGAATTAGGACAACAGGCTATGTTTACTATTTTACTGTTATCAGCGCCCACATTGCTGATTGGTTTGATAGTAGGCTTAGCTGTTAGTATTTTTCAGGCAACAACCCAAATTCAAGAAGCTACCTTGGCTTTTATTCCTAAAATTGTTGCTATTTTAGGTTCTTTAGTTGTTTTTGGACCATGGCTTTTATCCATGATGATTAATTTTACATTAAAATTATTTACAAATATGAACAATTTTATTCAATAAAGAGTGATAAACATGGCAGATAATGTAATCGGGTTTATATTAATAAATTTTCAGTTGTTTCTGTTAATACTTACGAGATTAACAGGATTATTCGTGATATCCCCTATATTTAGTAGAGCTAATGTTCCTATGACGATGAAAATAGGTTTAGCTGTCACTTTGTCTCTAATATTGCTTCCACTGAGTATCCATAATGTGAACTTAGATATTAATAATATTAGAGCACTCATATTTTTTTCTACTACAGAATTTTTAATAGGGATTATTATTGGTTTTATATCTTTTATCTACTTTTCAGTTGTATATCTAGCTGGTACAGTGATTGATATTCAAATGGGTTTTGGAATGGTTAATATTATGGATCCACAGACGAACGCGCAAATGCCAATAATGAGTGGTTTATATAGTATTCTTATTTCCTTAGTATTTTTAACTGTAAATGGTCACCATATGCTCATACAAAGCATTATTCATAGTTATGAAGTATTACCGATAGGATTTCAGATATCCATAAACCAAAATATAATAACACATCTTACTCATATGTTACTAGAGACGTTTGCTCTTTCGCTTCAATTAAGTGCACCTATTTTAATTTCAATTTTTCTAGTGAATGTCATCCTTGGTATTTTGGCACGCACCATGCCTCAGATGAATATTTTCATGGTAGGAATGCCACTTAAAATTTTTATTGGTATTATTATAGTTTTTTTATCTTTGAGCTTTTTTATATCTTATTCTGAAGTAGTATTTGATAAGATGTTTAGAGCGATCTATGAATTTATGAAAATTTTATCTTGAGGATGATCCTATGGATTTTAGAATTAACTTACAGCTTTTTTCTGAGGAAAAAACAGAGCAAGCAACTCCCAAGAAAATAAAAGATGCCAGAGAAAAAGGAAATGTTCTTCAGAGCAAAGAGGTGAATTCTGCCTTAATTCTCTTGGCAATATTTATAATTATAAATGCCTTTGCAACTTTTATAGGCGTATCTTTATTAAATATGACTAGGGCGGTGTATACCGAGTTTTTATCGGCAAATATTGCATTTTCAGTTAAAAACCTTCAAATATTGTCTATTAAATTGATGATTTATTTCTTTATTGCAGTGGGTCCAATCGCCTTGACGAGTCTAGTGGTTGGATTAATTTCAAGCTATGCTCAGGTAGGCGTACTCCTTACTAGTAAGCCTCTAATGTTTGATTTAAATAAAATAAATCCCATTGAAGGATTTAAGAAAATGTTTTCAATGAGATCAGTAGTAGAACTTCTAAAAGCATTTATTCGGTTAGGCGTGATTGGGTATATCTCTTATGACTACGTAAAGGGACAAGTGGGGGTCATTTTAGAGACCACTGGAATGGATATTTCCTCCATACTAAAAGCAATTATGAGCATGACCGTAGATATTGGTATCAAAGCAGGCATCGCTTTAATTGCCCTTGCCGTACTGGATTATTATTATCAACGGTATGAGTATAACAAAAATTTAAAGATGTCTAAGCAAGAAATTAAAGAAGAATACAAACAAACCGAAGGAAATCCTCAAATCAAGTCTAAAATAAAAGAAAAACAGCGGCAAATGGCAATGAGACGAATGATGCAGGATGTTCCAAGTGCAGATGTTATTATTACGAATCCAACACACTTTGCTATTGGGATTAAGTACGATCTCAATGAATTTGATGCACCTAAAGTAATAGCAAAAGGACAAGATCTTATCGCACAAAATATTAAAAAAATTGCTTTAGAAAATAATGTTACCGTTGTAGAAAATAAACCGTTGGCTAGAGCGCTATATGATAGCGTAGAAGTTGGGCAATTTGTTCCTCCTGATTTGTACCAAGCTGTCGCTGAGGTACTGGCCTATGTTTATCGTATTAATAACAGGATTGAATAGGGGTGAGCATATGAAATTTGGAGATATTATTGTTACCTTGGCAATATTAGGTATTATTGTAATCATTATTGTGCCAATACCATTGGCGGGTGTTGACCTTTTGCTTAGCTTTAACATTGCTCTGTCATTGTTGATTCTAGTTAAATCGATTTATACGGAAGAAGCATTGGAATTTTCAATTTTTCCTTCACTTTTATTAATTATGACTTTGTTTAGATTGGCTATGAATATCACCACGACACGGTATATTTTGTCTACAGGTTCTGCGGGAGAATTAATTAATACTTTTGGTAAATTTGTAATGCAAGGCAATGCTATTATTGGATTTATTATATTTTTAATAATAACTGTCGTGCAATTTATGGTTATTACAAAAGGTTCTGAAAGGGTTTCTGAAGTTGCGGCAAGATTCACGCTGGACGCTATGCCAGGAAAGCAAATGGCTATTGATGCAGATCTTAATGCGGGTCTAATTAATGATTTAGAGGCTAAAGAAAGAAGAAAAAAGGTTCAAAGAGAATCCGACTTCTACGGTGCAATGGATGGAGCCAGTAAGTTTGTAAAAGGGGATTCTATTGCAGGAATTATTATATCTATTATTAACATTATTGCTGGTTTTGTATTGGGGATGGTTACTCAAGGCTTAAGCTTTACAGAAGCCCTTTCTAAATACACGATTTTAACAGTAGGGGATGGTCTCGTTAGTCAAATCCCTGCACTTTTAATATCTACAGCAACTGGTATTTTGGTAACTAGGGCAGCTTCTGAAGGTAATTTAGGAAATGATTTAATAAATCAGTTATTTAATAGCCATAAGACGATGTTTATTATTTCTGGAGTATCTGTAGTATTTGCATTGGCAGGTTTACCGAGAATACCATTTATTATCTTAGCGATGGGATTCTTTTACTTAGGTAATAAAATGAAAAAGAAATCAGCGAAGGAAGAAATTGATATTATTCCAGATGAAATTGCAGAAACCGCTGATGAAAAAAGAAAACCAGAAAATGTTCTTCCGTTACTTAATGTAGATCCAATAGAACTAGAGTTTGGATATGGTATTATACCACTTGCAGATACCAGTCAAGGAGGAGACCTTTTTGATCGACTGGTCATGATTCGAAGACAATGTGCTTTAGAACTTGGGATTATAGTTCCCATGTTCAGACTAAGAGATAATATACAATTGGAGCCGAACCACTATGTAATTAAGATTAAAGGTGTAGAAATTACATCGGGAGAGATTATGTTTGATCATTATTTAGCTATGAATCCAGGAATGGCAGAAGGTGAGTTAGAAGGTATTGATACTGTGGAACCAGCTTTTGGATTACCAGCAAAGTGGATCAATGAACAAGAAAGAGAAAAAGCAGAAATTTTCGGTTATACAGTAGTAGACCCACCTTCTATCATTGCTACCCATTTAACTGAGGTTGTAAAGAAACACGCATATGAGCTATTAGGCAGACAGGATGTTAAGAAGCTGATTGATAATGTTAAAGAGAGCCACCCTGCATTGGTAGAAGAATTAATTCCATCGCAAATGGCTTTAGGGGAGATTCAAAAGGTTCTTTGTAATTTATTAAAAGAAGGAGTCTCTATTCGAGATATGGTTACAATTCTTGAAAC
Above is a genomic segment from Alkaliphilus oremlandii OhILAs containing:
- a CDS encoding flagellar basal body-associated FliL family protein produces the protein MDKKKIGIYVLIGIVTSAVVFGAMYYFTQNKNGEQSKEIAIKYQTYEYDLGEFSTNLGSTRSFFKGHIVIEVLDETLLEKLPQKNAAIRDGVISILIGRTSDKLLSPEGQSELKKEIIEMLSKIAGENRVTNVYFKEYIVQ
- a CDS encoding flagellar motor switch protein FliM, whose protein sequence is MSDILSQNEIDALLNALNTGEVDAEEIKESKTERNIKKYDFKSPKKLAKDQLKTLQIIHDNFSRTLNTFLSGYLRTYIQTEVISVEELSYYEFSNSIVNPAVLSIVDFYPLEGQIIIDMSSTIAFALIDRILGGQGKALAENRSFTEIELTLIKKIIKQIINLFIDPWENVIEIDPKLDKIETNSQFAQIVSPNETTALITLHLKIGDI
- a CDS encoding FliM/FliN family flagellar motor C-terminal domain-containing protein; this encodes MLEKRLTNSSVPINVEIGHTYITVKDFLELQIGDVIALDANPNRELEIKVGEKKKYFGAPGTVKNKLAVKITRVDEKGDELYE
- the fliY gene encoding flagellar motor switch phosphatase FliY, whose product is MSDMLSQEEIDALLGGSDTSNKSNNTVDFTMEEKDAIGEIGNISMGTAATTLSTLLGQKVTITTPRVQVLTIEELSKKYPLPYVAVDVKYKEGLEGTNLLILKEDDVSIITDLMMGGNGEVGAVELTELHLSAIGEAMNQMVGSSATSLSEIFSKKIDISPPDAFLLNLATDNLLELFKDNSQSLVQISFRMVIGELIDSEIMQLMPINFAKEIIGGLFDNMAKGQEDKTVNDRNNTVPSNVKPAQKDTMHPREMSYDTPNYDHRANFSNEAAATRNEPVNIRPVQFQAFDDDSVKGVMPENISLIQDVPLKITVELGRTVKKISEILEFGPGTIIELDKLVGEPLDILVNGQYVANGEVVVIDENYGIRVTDIVNPAKRLSKTY
- a CDS encoding response regulator, coding for MANGILIVDDAAFMRMMIKDVLTKNGFEVLGEAENGAKAIEKYKELQPNLTIMDITMPEMDGIQAVKEIKKLDSNAKIIMCSAMGQQAMVIEAIQAGAKDFIVKPFQADRVIEAVKKVLG
- a CDS encoding flagellar biosynthetic protein FliO, with product MDSVISGLLLILITTLIIVFAYYITNIVGKKTKKLMDGRYTQVLERTMIGLNTNITILKINKKIYIVAMQGKTIEVLDRIDESLWDFKAEKEDGFINISEDITSYLKKRFSKKS
- the fliP gene encoding flagellar type III secretion system pore protein FliP (The bacterial flagellar biogenesis protein FliP forms a type III secretion system (T3SS)-type pore required for flagellar assembly.), which codes for MKNSNGKLIQILLDGNKYIRMACFIIICFIVLGSNQAFAQPNITVPNLQLSIDGASSPEETVNSLQLLSLLTILSLAPAILIMVTSFTRIIIVLSFLRNALATQQTPPTQVLIGLALFLTFFIMAPVASEINQNALQPFLNQEITQQQAVEEAMDPLREFMFRQTREKDLALFIEASNSEVSENFQVEDIKTTTLIPAFIISELKTAFQMGFVLFIPFIVLDMVVASVLMSMGMMMLPPAMISLPFKLMLFVMVDGWNVLIKSLLLSFK
- the fliQ gene encoding flagellar biosynthesis protein FliQ, with the translated sequence MSESMVIELGQQAMFTILLLSAPTLLIGLIVGLAVSIFQATTQIQEATLAFIPKIVAILGSLVVFGPWLLSMMINFTLKLFTNMNNFIQ
- the fliR gene encoding flagellar biosynthetic protein FliR → MADNVIGFILINFQLFLLILTRLTGLFVISPIFSRANVPMTMKIGLAVTLSLILLPLSIHNVNLDINNIRALIFFSTTEFLIGIIIGFISFIYFSVVYLAGTVIDIQMGFGMVNIMDPQTNAQMPIMSGLYSILISLVFLTVNGHHMLIQSIIHSYEVLPIGFQISINQNIITHLTHMLLETFALSLQLSAPILISIFLVNVILGILARTMPQMNIFMVGMPLKIFIGIIIVFLSLSFFISYSEVVFDKMFRAIYEFMKILS
- the flhB gene encoding flagellar biosynthesis protein FlhB, with translation MDFRINLQLFSEEKTEQATPKKIKDAREKGNVLQSKEVNSALILLAIFIIINAFATFIGVSLLNMTRAVYTEFLSANIAFSVKNLQILSIKLMIYFFIAVGPIALTSLVVGLISSYAQVGVLLTSKPLMFDLNKINPIEGFKKMFSMRSVVELLKAFIRLGVIGYISYDYVKGQVGVILETTGMDISSILKAIMSMTVDIGIKAGIALIALAVLDYYYQRYEYNKNLKMSKQEIKEEYKQTEGNPQIKSKIKEKQRQMAMRRMMQDVPSADVIITNPTHFAIGIKYDLNEFDAPKVIAKGQDLIAQNIKKIALENNVTVVENKPLARALYDSVEVGQFVPPDLYQAVAEVLAYVYRINNRIE
- the flhA gene encoding flagellar biosynthesis protein FlhA; the protein is MKFGDIIVTLAILGIIVIIIVPIPLAGVDLLLSFNIALSLLILVKSIYTEEALEFSIFPSLLLIMTLFRLAMNITTTRYILSTGSAGELINTFGKFVMQGNAIIGFIIFLIITVVQFMVITKGSERVSEVAARFTLDAMPGKQMAIDADLNAGLINDLEAKERRKKVQRESDFYGAMDGASKFVKGDSIAGIIISIINIIAGFVLGMVTQGLSFTEALSKYTILTVGDGLVSQIPALLISTATGILVTRAASEGNLGNDLINQLFNSHKTMFIISGVSVVFALAGLPRIPFIILAMGFFYLGNKMKKKSAKEEIDIIPDEIAETADEKRKPENVLPLLNVDPIELEFGYGIIPLADTSQGGDLFDRLVMIRRQCALELGIIVPMFRLRDNIQLEPNHYVIKIKGVEITSGEIMFDHYLAMNPGMAEGELEGIDTVEPAFGLPAKWINEQEREKAEIFGYTVVDPPSIIATHLTEVVKKHAYELLGRQDVKKLIDNVKESHPALVEELIPSQMALGEIQKVLCNLLKEGVSIRDMVTILETLADYSNMTRDTDMLTEYVRQSLSRSITKQFISHQPAKVITLDQQLEQKIMESIQQTERGTYIAMEPDLTQSILNNLSYQLQKLINLGEQPIIITAPIVRLYLKRLTEQLTSDLIVLSYNEVDPSVEIQSVGMVRI